GATGGAAGGAATCATCAATAAGATCAAGGTCATCAAACGAAAGGCTTACGGGTATCATGATCTTGAATATTTTTCTTTAGTTGTTAAAAATGCTTTTGCTCATATCAACTAATCTGGAGAAGAACCTTATTTTCTTGTGCCGGCCGGCTGGATGTGGCATTCATTGCATGCCACAGGTGGTTGTTCTCGGCTGCCACCTTTTTTGGTGAGTTTATGGCAGTCGATGCATCGCTTGTGAAGGGCATCCACTAGCGTGATATTCGAGAACTTTTCGAATGCCTGCGCTTTCGTCAGCGGATGGCAGATGGAGCAGGAGGCGGGTTCCGCCTTGATGTACTTATGATGACAGGCAATGCATCTGACACCTTTATCTTCGACGTGATCGAGATGCTTGAACGTGACATCACCGCGGCTTGTCTTGAAAATGATGACCTTTGACCTTGTAATATCCGAAGCGGAGATAACCGGGAGTAGAAGAGAAAACAGTGGCAGCGCGGTGGAAATGATGTATCTCTTCATTTTCAGAACTCTTGCGCATGCAATGAGCGTTAGAGAAACTTTTCTTCAGTTG
The window above is part of the Acidobacteriota bacterium genome. Proteins encoded here:
- a CDS encoding cytochrome c3 family protein translates to MKRYIISTALPLFSLLLPVISASDITRSKVIIFKTSRGDVTFKHLDHVEDKGVRCIACHHKYIKAEPASCSICHPLTKAQAFEKFSNITLVDALHKRCIDCHKLTKKGGSREQPPVACNECHIQPAGTRK
- a CDS encoding transposase: MEGIINKIKVIKRKAYGYHDLEYFSLVVKNAFAHIN